Proteins from one Deltaproteobacteria bacterium genomic window:
- a CDS encoding sigma-54 dependent transcriptional regulator: MSLDSRTDHQGTHEARVLVVEDEANARSALVSLLTADGFEALGVESAEEALEAIESFPAEVFLIDVKLPGMSGLDLIPRIKARVPESLCIVTTAFSSVESAVEAMRRGAEDYLVKPLNPDELELKIERELRNRSVAIEAKRLREQITAREGIPGMVGASVEMKEVYRLISRAAPSRASVLITGESGTGKELIARALHSLSPRTNGPFIAVNCAALPDTLLESELFGHEKGSFTGAIGRKAGRFELADGGTLFLDEIGEMPPQTQVKLLRVLQERTFERVGGTQTISVNVRVIAATNRDLEVMVTEGRYRDDLYYRLNVVTIHAPALRERRADIPILWEHFIRKYQELEGKENVSTDPEVLLCLFAYDWPGNVRELENVAEHAVVMGRGEHLTRENLPPRIGGGDPAKDPLAIRVPGMTMAEVERAAILRTFEAMDHSTRRTADALGISVRKIQYRLKEYRAEGFLAGVTSLD; this comes from the coding sequence ATGTCGCTGGACTCACGCACCGATCATCAGGGAACGCATGAGGCGCGGGTGCTCGTCGTCGAGGACGAGGCCAACGCCCGCTCGGCGCTCGTCAGCCTGCTCACGGCGGACGGCTTCGAGGCCCTCGGGGTCGAGAGCGCCGAGGAGGCCCTCGAGGCGATCGAGAGCTTCCCGGCCGAGGTCTTCCTGATCGACGTGAAGCTGCCGGGGATGAGCGGGCTGGATCTGATCCCGCGGATCAAGGCGCGGGTCCCCGAGTCTCTCTGCATCGTCACCACCGCCTTCTCCTCCGTCGAGAGCGCGGTCGAGGCCATGCGCCGCGGCGCCGAGGACTACCTGGTCAAGCCGCTCAACCCCGACGAGCTCGAGCTGAAGATCGAGCGCGAGCTGCGCAACCGCTCGGTGGCCATCGAGGCCAAGCGCCTGCGCGAGCAGATCACCGCCCGGGAGGGGATCCCGGGCATGGTCGGCGCCAGCGTGGAGATGAAGGAGGTCTACCGCCTCATCTCCCGGGCCGCGCCCTCGCGGGCCAGCGTGCTGATCACCGGCGAGAGCGGCACCGGCAAGGAGCTGATCGCCCGCGCCCTCCACTCCCTCTCGCCCCGGACGAACGGCCCCTTCATCGCCGTGAACTGCGCGGCGCTGCCCGACACCCTCCTCGAGTCCGAGCTCTTCGGTCACGAGAAGGGCAGCTTCACCGGCGCCATCGGCCGCAAGGCCGGTCGCTTCGAGCTCGCCGACGGCGGCACCCTCTTCCTCGACGAGATCGGCGAGATGCCGCCGCAGACCCAGGTGAAGCTGCTGCGCGTGCTCCAGGAGCGGACCTTCGAGCGGGTCGGCGGCACCCAGACCATCTCGGTGAACGTGCGGGTGATCGCGGCGACCAACCGGGACCTCGAGGTGATGGTCACCGAGGGTCGCTACCGCGACGACCTCTACTACCGGCTCAACGTGGTGACGATCCACGCGCCGGCGCTGCGCGAGCGGCGGGCGGACATCCCCATCCTCTGGGAGCACTTCATCCGCAAGTACCAGGAGCTCGAGGGCAAGGAGAACGTCTCCACCGACCCCGAGGTCCTGCTCTGCCTCTTCGCCTACGACTGGCCGGGCAACGTCCGTGAGCTCGAGAACGTCGCCGAGCACGCCGTGGTGATGGGCCGGGGCGAGCACCTCACCCGGGAGAACCTGCCGCCGCGGATCGGCGGGGGCGACCCCGCCAAGGATCCCCTGGCGATCCGGGTGCCGGGGATGACCATGGCCGAGGTCGAGCGGGCCGCCATCCTGCGGACCTTCGAGGCCATGGATCACTCCACCCGCCGCACCGCCGACGCCCTGGGCATCTCGGTCCGGAAGATCCAGTACCGGCTCAAGGAGTACCGCGCCGAGGGCTTCCTGGCCGGCGTCACCAGCCTGGACTAG
- a CDS encoding EAL domain-containing protein: MSTKGRILLVDDEKALLDILQALLESAGFEVTACSDGATALELFEADPTDAIFTDLTMPSMDGVELIQRIRRIDLDVPIVLVTAAPTMESAIQAVEYGAMRYLLKPVRQALLIEAAEKAVRLRQMARLKREALQMMGVLGKGIGDQAGLIAVFESALDALFFHYQPIVRWSSREVFGWEALVRSSEEKMPHPGALFEAAERLSRVLELTRRIRAIAPVPFAEKEDLLFVNLHVKDLEDEELFRKDSALAKIAGRVVLEITERHSLDGIPDLRGKIRRLRELGFRIAVDDLGAGYAGLNSFSILEPDVVKLDMALVRDVHPHPTKQRLVGSMTQLCSDLGMQIIAEGIECAEERDTLAELGCDLFQGFFFARPAVPFPEVKL; this comes from the coding sequence GTGAGCACGAAGGGACGCATTCTCCTCGTCGACGACGAGAAGGCGCTGCTCGACATCCTGCAGGCGCTCCTGGAGTCCGCGGGCTTCGAGGTGACCGCCTGCTCCGACGGCGCCACGGCGCTGGAGCTCTTCGAGGCGGACCCGACCGACGCCATCTTCACCGACCTGACCATGCCCTCCATGGACGGGGTCGAGCTGATCCAGCGCATCCGCCGGATCGACCTCGACGTTCCGATCGTGCTGGTGACCGCCGCCCCGACGATGGAGTCGGCGATCCAGGCCGTCGAGTACGGCGCCATGCGCTACCTGCTCAAGCCGGTGCGGCAGGCCCTCCTGATCGAGGCGGCCGAGAAGGCCGTGCGCCTGCGGCAGATGGCCCGCCTCAAGCGGGAGGCCCTCCAGATGATGGGGGTGCTCGGCAAGGGCATCGGCGACCAGGCCGGGCTCATCGCCGTCTTCGAGAGCGCCCTCGACGCGCTCTTCTTCCACTACCAGCCGATCGTCCGCTGGTCCTCCCGGGAGGTCTTCGGCTGGGAGGCGCTGGTCCGCAGCAGCGAGGAGAAGATGCCCCACCCCGGCGCGCTCTTCGAGGCGGCCGAGCGCCTCTCCCGGGTCCTCGAGCTGACCCGCCGCATCCGCGCGATCGCCCCGGTCCCCTTCGCCGAGAAGGAGGACCTGCTCTTCGTGAACCTCCACGTGAAGGACCTGGAGGACGAGGAGCTCTTCCGGAAGGACTCGGCCCTGGCGAAGATCGCCGGGCGGGTGGTGCTGGAGATCACCGAGCGCCACTCCCTCGACGGCATCCCCGATCTGCGCGGCAAGATCCGCCGCCTGCGCGAGCTGGGCTTCCGCATCGCCGTCGACGACCTGGGCGCGGGCTACGCCGGCCTCAACTCCTTCTCGATCCTCGAGCCCGACGTGGTGAAGCTCGACATGGCGCTGGTGCGCGACGTCCACCCCCACCCCACCAAGCAGCGGCTCGTGGGCTCGATGACCCAGCTCTGCTCGGACCTGGGGATGCAGATCATCGCCGAGGGCATCGAGTGCGCCGAGGAGCGCGACACCCTGGCCGAGCTGGGCTGCGATCTCTTCCAGGGCTTCTTCTTCGCCCGGCCGGCGGTGCCCTTCCCCGAGGTGAAGCTCTAG
- a CDS encoding response regulator: MIVGARVLIVDDNKDLAENLAEILGDLGYRAEVALDGSRALARLAEDCFSLVITDLKMPGLDGVQVLERVRAHWPELPVILMTAYAQEDLLARAAEGEAAANAIFSKPLDLDDLLESVAQLCPPDRPVLLVEDDDDLRETLVEALSRTCPVEIFSCADGAEARRTSEGRAFSVALLDLRLPDEDGLDLGTWLLAQQGEGQLQVVYITGHRGDFDAALQEVLASPAVHLLEKPFPPERLLAVIEEIL, translated from the coding sequence GTGATCGTCGGTGCCCGGGTCCTCATCGTGGACGACAACAAGGACCTCGCCGAGAACCTGGCCGAGATCCTGGGCGATCTGGGCTACCGGGCCGAGGTGGCCCTCGACGGCTCCCGGGCCCTGGCCCGGCTGGCCGAGGACTGCTTCTCCCTGGTGATCACCGACCTGAAGATGCCCGGCCTCGACGGGGTACAGGTGCTCGAGCGGGTACGCGCCCACTGGCCGGAGCTGCCGGTGATCCTGATGACCGCCTACGCCCAGGAGGACCTCCTGGCCCGGGCGGCCGAGGGCGAGGCCGCCGCGAACGCGATCTTCTCCAAGCCCCTGGACCTCGATGACCTGCTGGAGTCGGTGGCCCAGCTCTGCCCCCCCGACCGCCCGGTGCTGCTGGTGGAGGACGACGACGACCTGCGGGAGACCCTGGTCGAGGCCCTCTCCCGCACCTGCCCGGTGGAGATCTTCAGCTGCGCCGACGGGGCCGAGGCCCGGCGGACCAGCGAGGGCCGGGCCTTCTCGGTGGCCCTCCTCGACCTGCGCCTGCCCGACGAGGACGGCCTCGACCTGGGCACCTGGCTCCTCGCGCAGCAGGGCGAGGGGCAGCTGCAGGTGGTCTACATCACCGGCCACCGGGGGGACTTCGACGCGGCGCTCCAGGAGGTGCTCGCCTCGCCGGCGGTCCACCTCCTGGAGAAGCCCTTCCCGCCCGAGCGGCTGCTGGCGGTGATCGAGGAGATCCTCTAG
- the hemN gene encoding oxygen-independent coproporphyrinogen III oxidase, with amino-acid sequence MVELTPELITRLDRPGPRYTSYPTANLFSEVFTEEAWKSALTEAGKSREPFSLYVHLPFCEQLCTYCACNVVVRKNIRLAGDPYLERVFKEAEMAVALVGDRPVGHLHLGGGTPNYLEKDQMEALMGGLKERFNFLPDAELAIEVDPRHFEEGQLEWLHALGFRRASFGLQDVEPSVQVAIGREQTVEQTERAFKAARKAGFGSINMDLVYGLPTQTLDSFHRTVKKIVELGPDRLAIFSFAYVPQVKPHQTKLDTGALPAAMEKASMLADCVATLTANGYVQVGMDHYAKEGDALATSFKDGTLQRNFQGYVPGPRMEILGLGATAISDFGGAFAQNHHKIKDYDAAIDSGHLPLSRGWTRTFEDEVRRSAIHDLMCTFRLDFGRLKEKFDVDHDTYFADVLPGLDAVQEQQLIERDEAGIKVTELGRLFVRNVAMLYDGYLKTRPGNFSRTV; translated from the coding sequence ATGGTCGAGTTGACGCCAGAGCTGATCACCCGCCTGGACCGCCCAGGTCCACGCTACACCTCCTACCCCACGGCCAACCTCTTCAGCGAGGTCTTCACCGAGGAGGCCTGGAAGAGCGCGCTGACCGAGGCGGGCAAGAGCCGTGAGCCCTTCTCGCTCTACGTCCACCTGCCCTTCTGCGAGCAGCTCTGCACCTACTGCGCCTGCAACGTGGTGGTCCGGAAGAACATCCGGCTCGCCGGCGACCCCTACCTCGAGCGCGTCTTCAAGGAGGCCGAGATGGCGGTGGCGCTGGTGGGGGACCGCCCCGTCGGGCACCTCCACCTCGGCGGCGGCACGCCGAACTACCTCGAGAAGGATCAGATGGAGGCCCTCATGGGGGGCCTCAAGGAGCGCTTCAACTTCCTCCCCGACGCCGAGCTCGCCATCGAGGTCGACCCCCGGCACTTCGAGGAGGGGCAGCTCGAGTGGCTCCACGCGCTGGGCTTCCGCCGCGCCTCCTTCGGGCTGCAGGACGTCGAGCCCTCGGTGCAGGTCGCCATCGGCCGGGAGCAGACCGTCGAGCAGACCGAGCGCGCCTTCAAGGCCGCCCGCAAGGCGGGCTTCGGCTCGATCAACATGGACCTGGTCTACGGCCTGCCGACCCAGACCCTCGACTCCTTCCACCGCACGGTGAAGAAGATCGTCGAGCTGGGCCCCGACCGGCTGGCGATCTTCTCCTTCGCCTACGTGCCCCAGGTGAAGCCGCACCAGACCAAGCTCGACACCGGCGCGCTGCCGGCCGCGATGGAGAAGGCCTCGATGCTGGCCGACTGCGTGGCGACCCTCACCGCCAACGGCTACGTGCAGGTGGGGATGGACCACTACGCCAAGGAGGGGGACGCCCTGGCGACCTCCTTCAAGGACGGCACCCTCCAGCGGAACTTCCAGGGCTACGTGCCCGGCCCGCGGATGGAGATCCTGGGCCTGGGCGCCACCGCCATCTCCGACTTCGGCGGCGCGTTCGCGCAGAACCACCACAAGATCAAGGACTACGACGCGGCCATCGACTCCGGCCACCTGCCTCTGAGTCGCGGCTGGACCCGCACCTTCGAGGACGAGGTGCGCCGCAGCGCGATCCACGATCTGATGTGCACCTTCCGGCTGGACTTCGGCCGCCTGAAGGAGAAGTTCGACGTCGATCATGACACCTATTTTGCCGACGTGCTCCCCGGCCTCGACGCCGTGCAGGAGCAGCAGCTCATCGAGCGCGACGAGGCGGGCATCAAGGTCACCGAGCTCGGCCGCCTCTTCGTCCGCAACGTGGCGATGCTCTACGACGGCTACCTAAAGACCCGCCCCGGCAACTTCTCCCGGACCGTCTAG
- a CDS encoding FHA domain-containing protein — protein MKTLGSYFEEVGELDRAGFLARFPHPVLLHRPEGMPEPPGFRTDLTDPGATRLEIATDLVTHPDLRVLPLEKREGTLFEHRICIGRTRNNDIVLPYAKISKFHAYFTWSETGDRYFITDPGSTNGTFVNGNRLTQLERIEVKDRTIVSFSRYHFRFHTPDGLFEALQSLMG, from the coding sequence ATGAAGACGCTGGGTAGCTATTTCGAGGAGGTCGGCGAGCTCGACCGGGCGGGGTTCCTCGCGCGCTTCCCCCACCCCGTGCTCTTGCACCGGCCGGAGGGGATGCCGGAGCCGCCGGGCTTCCGCACCGACCTGACCGATCCCGGCGCGACCCGCCTGGAGATCGCCACCGACCTGGTGACGCACCCCGACCTGCGGGTGCTGCCGCTCGAGAAGCGCGAGGGCACGCTCTTCGAGCACCGGATCTGCATCGGCCGGACCCGCAACAACGACATCGTCCTGCCCTACGCGAAGATCTCGAAGTTCCACGCCTACTTCACCTGGAGCGAGACCGGCGATCGCTACTTCATCACCGACCCGGGCTCGACCAACGGCACCTTCGTCAACGGCAACCGCCTCACCCAGCTGGAGCGGATCGAGGTGAAGGATCGGACCATCGTCTCCTTCTCCCGCTATCACTTCCGCTTCCACACTCCGGACGGTCTCTTCGAGGCCCTGCAGTCCCTGATGGGCTGA
- a CDS encoding ABC-F family ATP-binding cassette domain-containing protein, with product MLALDAIAKGFADRTLFSQVSWTVPVQGRIGLVGANGSGKSTFLKILAGEEEADAGRVIRPKGFSVGYLPQEIDRAGRGTVLEETLSGGGEVPHIEARLAAIAEALTAGGEEGTTLDELIGEQAHLHERLEALGGYTLEARARRILRGLGFAEEEMEKALTELSGGWMMRVHLARLLLSAPDLLLLDEPTNHLDLESLQWLEAFLAEYPGTWMVVSHDRYFLDRRVTTIAQLGSAGLLAVPGNYQRYLEVKAERDEHAQRQHAKRQRKVAESMRFVERFRAKATKARQAQSKLKAIEKLEAEPIEPLPESEVSDMVFRLPEASRTGAEVLKVEGLRKAYGEKVVYESLDFVLRRGERIALVGVNGAGKSTLLKILAGELGYEGGSRIVGHNVQLHAYAQHQAEALPVDRTVLEYLWGLMPQENETRVRSSLGAFLFRGDDVDKPIRVLSGGEKARLALAAILTRPVNCLLFDEPTSHLDLRSREVLEQALADYDGALICISHDRYFVNRVCTQVVEVWPGGEIARYPGDYDDYLWKREQEVAAGLRAEEGGAAAAPAGEAGDRASEKRERIARREQEKEERKAAEREERRRTRALEEVQEKIEAAEARMAELDELLCDPGIHADPGRLGEVSREREKTEASLALLYVEWEKLG from the coding sequence ATGCTCGCTCTCGACGCGATCGCGAAGGGTTTCGCGGATCGGACGCTCTTCTCGCAGGTGAGCTGGACCGTGCCCGTCCAGGGCCGGATCGGCCTGGTGGGCGCCAACGGCTCGGGGAAGAGCACCTTCCTGAAGATCCTCGCCGGGGAGGAGGAGGCCGACGCCGGCCGGGTGATCCGGCCGAAGGGCTTCTCGGTGGGCTACCTGCCCCAGGAGATCGACCGGGCCGGAAGGGGGACGGTCCTCGAGGAGACCCTCTCCGGTGGCGGTGAGGTCCCCCACATCGAGGCGCGCCTCGCGGCCATCGCCGAGGCGCTGACGGCGGGCGGCGAGGAGGGCACCACCCTCGACGAGCTGATCGGAGAGCAGGCGCACCTCCACGAGCGCCTCGAGGCCCTCGGCGGCTACACCCTCGAGGCCCGTGCCCGCCGCATCCTCCGGGGGCTGGGCTTCGCCGAGGAGGAGATGGAGAAGGCGCTCACCGAGCTCTCCGGTGGCTGGATGATGCGGGTGCACCTCGCCCGGCTGCTGCTCTCGGCGCCCGACCTGCTGCTGCTGGACGAGCCCACCAACCACCTCGACCTCGAGAGCCTGCAGTGGCTCGAGGCCTTCCTCGCCGAGTACCCGGGCACCTGGATGGTGGTGAGCCACGATCGCTACTTCCTCGACCGGCGGGTGACGACGATCGCCCAGCTGGGCTCGGCCGGCCTGCTGGCCGTGCCCGGCAACTACCAGCGCTACCTCGAGGTGAAGGCCGAGCGGGACGAGCACGCCCAGCGGCAGCACGCCAAGCGGCAGCGGAAGGTCGCCGAGAGCATGCGCTTCGTGGAGCGCTTCCGGGCCAAGGCCACCAAGGCCCGGCAGGCGCAGAGCAAGCTCAAGGCCATCGAGAAGCTGGAGGCCGAGCCCATCGAGCCCCTGCCGGAGTCCGAGGTCTCCGACATGGTCTTCCGCCTCCCGGAGGCCTCCCGGACCGGCGCCGAGGTGCTGAAGGTCGAGGGGTTGCGGAAGGCCTACGGCGAGAAGGTGGTCTACGAGAGCCTCGACTTCGTCCTGCGCCGGGGCGAGCGGATCGCCCTGGTGGGGGTGAACGGCGCCGGCAAGAGCACCCTCCTGAAGATCCTCGCCGGCGAGCTCGGCTACGAGGGCGGGTCGCGGATCGTCGGCCACAACGTCCAGCTCCACGCCTACGCCCAGCACCAGGCCGAGGCCCTGCCCGTCGACCGCACCGTGCTCGAGTACCTCTGGGGCCTGATGCCCCAGGAGAACGAGACCCGGGTGCGCTCCTCCCTCGGCGCCTTCCTCTTCCGGGGGGACGACGTCGACAAGCCCATCCGGGTGCTCTCGGGGGGGGAGAAGGCGCGCCTGGCCCTGGCGGCGATCCTCACCCGGCCCGTGAACTGTCTTCTCTTCGACGAGCCCACCAGCCACCTCGACCTGCGCAGCCGGGAGGTCCTCGAGCAGGCGCTCGCCGACTACGACGGCGCGCTGATCTGCATCTCCCACGATCGCTACTTCGTGAACCGGGTCTGCACCCAGGTGGTGGAGGTGTGGCCGGGGGGAGAGATCGCCCGCTACCCCGGCGACTACGACGACTACCTCTGGAAGCGGGAGCAGGAGGTCGCGGCCGGGCTGCGGGCCGAGGAGGGCGGCGCGGCGGCGGCGCCCGCAGGGGAGGCCGGGGACCGGGCCAGCGAGAAGCGGGAGCGGATCGCCCGCCGGGAGCAGGAGAAGGAGGAGCGCAAGGCCGCCGAGCGGGAGGAGCGCCGGAGGACCCGGGCGCTCGAGGAGGTGCAGGAGAAGATCGAGGCGGCCGAGGCGAGGATGGCCGAGCTCGACGAGCTCCTCTGCGACCCCGGCATCCACGCCGACCCCGGCCGCCTCGGCGAGGTCAGCCGGGAACGCGAAAAGACCGAGGCCTCGTTAGCGCTTCTTTACGTGGAGTGGGAAAAACTCGGGTGA
- a CDS encoding protoglobin domain-containing protein — MTDSAFLTRLMAQTGFTQEDADHLSRLLPAVEPRARELADRFYGRIVADQEAFATLGGSEARAERLKVTMVRWIVSGLSGPHDLSWLEARARIGRVHVQIELPQHLMVTAMNGLRQDLREILEETLAGAGEARLATSRALDRLLDLELAIMLDTYREDSLSRLARHERLATIGELAASIAHDLRNPLGVIESSLFLLRRKVSEEDGASRHLQKIHRQVERCNRIITDLLDLVRGREPTLGPVELEAFFAGVLEQSELPENLEVKLEIEPGASLVCDESLATQALCNLVANARQAIGRAKGTIVLSAHAGEEGCELRVSDDGPGFPPELLTQAFEPLVTGRSSGVGLGLAIARGIVERHGGHARALNGEEGGASVRLFFPREGAAAGQEGGRP, encoded by the coding sequence GTGACCGACTCCGCCTTCCTGACCCGCCTGATGGCCCAGACCGGCTTCACCCAGGAGGACGCTGACCACCTCTCGAGGCTGCTGCCGGCGGTGGAGCCCCGGGCCCGGGAGCTGGCCGACCGCTTCTACGGCCGGATCGTGGCCGACCAGGAGGCCTTCGCCACCCTCGGGGGCAGCGAGGCCCGGGCCGAGCGCCTCAAGGTGACCATGGTCCGGTGGATCGTCTCCGGCCTCTCGGGCCCCCACGACCTCTCCTGGCTCGAGGCGCGGGCCCGGATCGGCCGGGTCCACGTGCAGATCGAGCTTCCCCAGCACCTGATGGTCACGGCCATGAACGGGCTGCGCCAGGATCTGCGGGAGATCCTGGAGGAGACCCTCGCCGGGGCCGGCGAGGCGCGGCTCGCCACCTCCCGGGCCCTCGACCGCCTCCTCGACCTCGAGCTGGCGATCATGCTCGACACCTACCGCGAGGACAGCCTCTCCCGGCTGGCCCGGCACGAGCGCCTGGCGACCATCGGCGAGCTCGCCGCCAGCATCGCCCACGACCTGCGCAACCCCCTGGGGGTGATCGAGTCCTCCCTCTTCCTCCTCCGGCGCAAGGTCAGCGAGGAGGACGGGGCCAGCCGGCACCTGCAGAAGATCCACCGGCAGGTCGAGCGCTGCAACCGCATCATCACCGACCTCCTCGACCTGGTGCGCGGCCGCGAGCCCACCCTGGGCCCGGTGGAGCTCGAGGCCTTCTTCGCGGGGGTCCTCGAGCAGTCCGAGCTGCCGGAGAACCTCGAGGTGAAGCTGGAGATCGAGCCCGGCGCGAGCCTCGTCTGCGACGAGAGCCTGGCGACCCAGGCCCTCTGCAACCTGGTGGCGAACGCCCGCCAGGCCATCGGCCGGGCGAAGGGGACCATCGTCCTCTCGGCCCACGCCGGGGAGGAGGGCTGTGAGCTGCGGGTCAGCGACGACGGCCCCGGCTTCCCTCCCGAGCTGCTGACCCAGGCCTTCGAGCCCCTGGTCACCGGCCGCAGCAGCGGCGTCGGCCTCGGCCTGGCCATCGCCCGCGGGATCGTCGAGCGCCACGGGGGGCACGCCCGGGCCCTCAACGGGGAGGAAGGCGGCGCGAGCGTCCGCCTCTTCTTCCCCCGGGAGGGGGCCGCCGCGGGCCAGGAAGGGGGCCGGCCGTGA
- a CDS encoding ATP-binding protein, translating into MALSESRILMIDDHIDLAEDLMEILEGVGATVAHARTGAEALELARTPFDVALLDVKLPDATGLELLPKLRAAGDGLAEILLVTGHASIEDAIEAVKAGAYAYVLKPFNPDELLVDVERALRQVRSTREAETLRQTLGEREARLRILVKTVQALLIEMDPEGVILQANPAACHAVGITSGDLLGRNWIEEFIPEKEWREAIGLLRRVAGEGAEIHRESRIVSSAGGRTRERWVSWTLSRLHEEDAEPGQGVRIYASGIETTEVKRLERRSRVTEKLAAVGTLAAGLAHEIRNPLNAATLQLRLLERGLRRLDEAAEPLTEPLGLVQDELGRLSRLLHEFLTFARPGELQTMRVELGSVATKVVGLEGPAAEEAGVTVNLQLPKGPLEIEADREKVYQILFNLVHNAVEAMRGEGGQVEVILEEAEGGARLRVNDNGPGIPEENLSRIFEPFFSTKPGGTGLGMAIVHSLVSVHGGTIEVHSQGEGTQVEVFLPETPPTVAGAN; encoded by the coding sequence ATGGCGCTCTCGGAATCTCGCATCCTGATGATCGACGACCACATCGATCTCGCCGAGGACCTCATGGAGATCCTCGAGGGGGTCGGCGCCACCGTCGCCCACGCCCGCACCGGGGCCGAGGCCCTCGAGCTGGCGAGGACCCCCTTCGACGTCGCGCTCCTCGACGTGAAGCTCCCGGACGCGACCGGCCTGGAGCTCCTGCCCAAGCTGCGGGCGGCCGGCGACGGCCTGGCCGAGATCCTCCTGGTCACCGGGCACGCCTCCATCGAGGACGCCATCGAGGCGGTGAAGGCCGGGGCCTACGCCTACGTCCTCAAGCCCTTCAACCCCGACGAGCTGCTGGTCGACGTCGAGCGCGCCCTGCGGCAGGTCCGCAGCACCCGCGAGGCCGAGACCCTCCGCCAGACCCTCGGCGAGCGCGAGGCCCGCCTGCGGATCCTGGTCAAGACGGTGCAGGCCCTGCTCATCGAGATGGATCCCGAGGGGGTGATCCTCCAGGCGAACCCCGCCGCCTGCCACGCGGTGGGGATCACCAGCGGCGATCTCCTCGGCCGCAACTGGATCGAGGAGTTCATCCCCGAGAAGGAGTGGCGCGAGGCCATCGGCCTCCTGCGGCGGGTCGCCGGCGAGGGCGCCGAGATCCACCGCGAGAGCCGCATCGTGAGCTCCGCCGGCGGGCGGACCCGCGAGCGCTGGGTCAGCTGGACCCTCTCCCGCCTCCACGAGGAGGACGCCGAGCCCGGTCAGGGCGTGCGGATCTACGCCTCCGGCATCGAGACCACCGAGGTGAAGCGCCTGGAGCGGCGCTCGCGGGTCACCGAGAAGCTCGCCGCGGTGGGCACCCTGGCGGCCGGCCTGGCCCACGAGATCCGCAACCCGCTGAACGCCGCGACCCTGCAGCTGCGCCTGCTCGAGCGAGGGCTGCGGCGCCTGGACGAGGCCGCCGAGCCCCTCACCGAGCCCCTGGGGCTGGTGCAGGACGAGCTGGGCCGCCTCTCCCGGCTGCTCCACGAGTTCCTCACCTTCGCCCGGCCCGGCGAGCTGCAGACGATGAGGGTCGAGCTGGGCTCGGTGGCCACCAAGGTCGTCGGCCTGGAGGGCCCGGCCGCCGAGGAGGCCGGGGTCACGGTGAACCTCCAGCTGCCGAAGGGGCCGCTCGAGATCGAGGCCGATCGGGAGAAGGTCTACCAGATCCTCTTCAACCTGGTGCACAACGCCGTCGAGGCGATGCGCGGCGAGGGCGGGCAGGTCGAGGTGATCCTCGAGGAGGCCGAGGGAGGCGCGCGGCTGCGGGTGAACGACAACGGCCCGGGCATCCCGGAAGAGAACCTGAGCCGGATCTTCGAGCCCTTCTTCTCCACCAAGCCGGGCGGCACCGGCCTGGGCATGGCCATCGTCCACAGCCTGGTGAGCGTCCACGGCGGGACCATCGAGGTCCACAGCCAGGGCGAGGGCACCCAGGTCGAGGTCTTCCTCCCCGAGACACCGCCGACGGTCGCCGGCGCCAACTAG